Proteins from one Archocentrus centrarchus isolate MPI-CPG fArcCen1 chromosome 8, fArcCen1, whole genome shotgun sequence genomic window:
- the LOC115785217 gene encoding probable ATP-dependent RNA helicase DHX58 translates to MADFELYTYQQEVVERALKRENIIIWLPTGGGKTRAAVYVAKRHLETTPKAKVMVLVNKVHLVDQHYNKEFEPHLSRDYDIRKVSGVSDEKDFFGLVVQDSDVVICTAQILYNALINKEEARHVELSDITLLIIDECHHTHKEGVYNKIMRLYVEKKLREEQPLPQILGLTASPGTGGAKTLDKAVEHVLQICANLDSAIVSTKKYAPELKERVPRPKKIFRIVEERPKDPFGDHLKGMMNAIHDYMALPPDFRLQECGTQEYETDVVMLVQRGIKEGNRVLAQCALHLRQYNDALLINDTLRMIDAYGSLEDFYIPPKNRAIDGTDSFLLELFEKNQVELKNLAMDPQFENPKMAELQSTLLEQFGSGVPSKGIIFSKTRKSTHCLKDWVLKNRELQEAGIKADILTGVGNGINYMTQNEQAETIQNFRRGALNLLISTSVAEEGLDIPECNLVVRYGLLTNEIAQQQATGRARAKDSRYSVVAQAGGREVHRERMNECLEDLTGKAIACVQTMTHEDFCTKISELQQTALTCSKIEQSRQAEKRSRNTAASVQLLCRSCLTRVASGSDIKLIDKMQYVNVNSDFKNHYEVGEQKTLDRRFMDWEPGCEINCKKCNKKWGHEIKYKKSALMPNLAIKNFALETPDGRTTVKKWKDAPFTVEDFNFEEYCEENFPDFLD, encoded by the exons ATGGCAGACTTTGAACTATATACCTACCAGCAGGAAGTGGTTGAAAGGGCTCTTAAGAGAGAGAATATCATAATCTGGCTGCCGACAGGAGGTGGAAAAACCCGTGCTGCAGTGTATGTGGCCAAAAGACACCTGGAGACCACACCAAAGGCTAAAGTGATGGTCCTGGTAAACAAG GTTCACCTTGTTGATCAACATTACAACAAAGAGTTTGAGCCTCACCTGAGTCGTGACTATGATATTAGGAAAGTCAGTGGAGTGAGTGATGAGAAGGACTTTTTTGGGTTAGTGGTGCAGGACTCAGATGTGGTCATCTGCACAGCACAGATCTTGTACAACGCTCTGATTAACAAGGAGGAAGCAAGACATGTTGAGCTGTCAG ATATCACTCTGCTGATAATCGATGAGTGCCACCACACTCACAAAGAGGGAGTCTACAACAAAATAATGAGACTCTATGTGGAGAAAAAGTTGAGAGAAGAACAACCACTGCCACAGATCCTGGGTCTCACAGCATCCCCGGGGACAGGGGGCGCAAAGACCCTGGACAAGGCTGTGGAGCACGTACTGCAG ATTTGTGCCAACTTGGACTCAGCCATAGTTTCGACTAAAAAATATGCTCCGGAGCTGAAGGAAAGGGTACCCAGACCCAAAAAAATCTTCAGAATTGTAGAAGAAAGACCTAAA GATCCTTTTGGTGATCATCTGAAAGGGATGATGAATGCTATCCACGATTACATGGCCCTTCCTCCAGACTTCAGACTGCAAGAGTGTGGAACACAAGAATATGAGACAGATGTGGTGATGCTGGTGCAGCGAG GAATAAAAGAGGGCAACAGGGTGCTTGCGCAATGTGCATTACACCTCAGGCAGTACAACGACGCCCTGCTCATCAATGACACTCTGCGGATGATTGATGCTTATGGCTCCCTTGAGGACTTCTacatccccccaaaaaaccGTGCCATTGATGGGACAGACTCCTTCCTGTTGGAGCTTTTTGAAA AGAATCAGGTGGAGCTAAAGAACCTTGCTATGGATCCTCAGTTTGAGAACCCAAAGATGGCTGAACTTCAGAGCACTCTACTAGAACAGTTTGGTTCAGGTGTCCCATCGAAGGGAATCATCTTCAGTAAAACTCGTAAAAGCACCCACTGCCTGAAAGACTGGGTCCTGAAAAACAGGGAGCTGCAGGAAGCCGGCATTAAAGCAGACATCCTCACCGGAGTTGGCAATGGCATCAACTACATGACACAG AACGAACAGGCAGAAACAATCCAGAATTTCCGCCGGGGTGCTCTGAACCTCCTGATCTCCACCAGTGTGGCTGAAGAAGGTCTTGACATACCTGAATGCAACCTGGTGGTGCGCTATGGACTCCTTACAAATGAGATCGCCCAGCAGCAGGCCACTGGACGTGCACGAGCAAAAGACAGTCGGTATTCAGTGGTTGCCCAGGCGGGCGGACGCGAAGTTCACCGAGAGCGCATGAATGAATGTCTGGAGGACCTGACTGGAAAAGCCATTGCCTGTGTCCAAACTATGACCCATGAAGACTTTTGTACAAAG ATATCTGAGCTTCAACAGACGGCATTAACTTGCAGTAAAATTGAACAGAGCCGCCAAGCAGAGAAGAGGAGTCGTAACACTGCTGCCAGTGTCCAGCTCCTGTGTCGAAGCTGTTTAACACGTGTGGCTTCAGGCAGTGATATTAAACTTATTGACAAAATGCAATATGTCAATGTCAACTCTGACTTTAA GAATCACTACGAAGTCGGAGAGCAGAAGACTCTAGACAGGCGCTTTATGGACTGGGAGCCTGGGTGTGAAATCAATTGTAAAAAATGCAACAAG AAATGGGGACATGAAATAAAGTACAAGAAGTCTGCCTTAATGCCAAATCTAGCCATTAAAAACTTTGCCCTGGAGACCCCTGATGGCAGAActacagtgaagaaatggaagGATGCACCTTTCACTGTTGAGGACTTCAACTTTGAAGAATACTGCGAGGAAAACTTCCCCGACTTCCTCGATTGA